The Lacipirellula parvula genome window below encodes:
- a CDS encoding superoxide dismutase, with protein sequence MAYTLPELPYPKNALEPHIDALTMEIHHDRHHATYVTKLNEALAGSDVPEQSIEDLCRNINSIPEKIRGAVRNNGGGHANHSLFWLILSPNGGGEPTGALADAINAELGGFAKTKEALTNAAITRFGSGWSWLSVDKSGKLLVESTPNQDNPYMEGRTPILGIDVWEHAYYLKYQNKRPDYLAAIFNVIDWKAVGERYAKAKG encoded by the coding sequence ATGGCTTACACGCTTCCCGAGTTGCCCTACCCGAAGAACGCTCTCGAGCCGCACATCGACGCGCTGACGATGGAGATCCACCATGATCGCCATCACGCGACGTACGTCACCAAGCTGAACGAAGCGCTCGCCGGTTCGGACGTGCCGGAGCAATCGATCGAAGACCTCTGCCGCAACATCAACTCGATTCCCGAGAAGATTCGCGGCGCCGTGCGGAATAACGGCGGCGGTCACGCCAACCACTCGCTGTTTTGGTTGATCCTCAGCCCGAACGGCGGCGGCGAGCCGACCGGCGCCCTGGCCGACGCGATCAACGCCGAGCTTGGCGGCTTCGCGAAGACGAAGGAAGCCCTCACGAACGCCGCGATCACGCGGTTCGGCAGCGGCTGGTCGTGGTTGAGCGTCGATAAGAGCGGCAAGCTGCTCGTTGAGAGCACCCCGAACCAAGACAACCCCTATATGGAAGGCCGCACGCCGATCCTGGGGATCGACGTTTGGGAACACGCCTACTACTTGAAGTACCAGAACAAGCGTCCCGATTACCTGGCGGCGATCTTCAACGTCATCGACTGGAAAGCGGTGGGCGAGCGGTACGCGAAGGCGAAGGGTTAA
- a CDS encoding HlyD family secretion protein — protein MVRSFGLPLVAVAAFSYMAWHVASSSQATPQTEPVVEPSRAPFTEVVAGVGLIEPRSENIEVAAITPGTVVEVKVLEGAEVTAGDVLFRLDDRQLQAELAVQKSLLAEAEATLGRWQQMPRQEDVPPSEARVKKFQADVELRRDQLHRTRTLVAKNAMAEQELVEREQAYQAAQAELTQSLAEDARLKAGAWKADVAVARAQVERMEAQVAQARVEIDRLAVRSPIAGRVLKVDVRPGEYVGTPPGKPLVVLGDVSKLHVRVDIDEQDLPRLEPGMPGEGFVRGDADHPLKLSFVRIEPFTEPKRSLTGFGNERIDTRVLQVIYAVESAPREVYVGQQIDVFLDKSKGRVETAAVGR, from the coding sequence ATGGTTCGCAGTTTTGGATTGCCGCTGGTGGCCGTCGCGGCGTTTTCGTACATGGCGTGGCATGTGGCGAGTTCGTCGCAGGCGACGCCGCAGACCGAACCGGTGGTCGAGCCGTCGCGGGCGCCGTTTACTGAGGTCGTCGCGGGCGTGGGGCTGATTGAGCCTCGTTCGGAAAACATTGAGGTCGCGGCGATTACCCCCGGTACGGTCGTCGAGGTGAAGGTGCTCGAGGGCGCCGAGGTCACGGCGGGCGATGTGTTGTTCCGGCTCGACGATCGGCAACTTCAAGCCGAGCTGGCCGTGCAGAAGAGCTTGCTGGCCGAGGCGGAGGCGACGCTTGGCCGTTGGCAGCAAATGCCGCGGCAAGAGGATGTGCCGCCGAGCGAGGCGCGGGTGAAGAAGTTTCAGGCTGATGTTGAGTTGCGGCGCGATCAACTCCACCGCACGCGAACGCTCGTGGCGAAGAACGCGATGGCGGAGCAGGAGCTCGTCGAGCGCGAGCAGGCTTATCAGGCGGCGCAGGCCGAGCTGACGCAATCGCTCGCCGAGGATGCCCGGCTCAAGGCGGGGGCGTGGAAGGCCGACGTCGCCGTGGCGCGGGCGCAGGTCGAGCGGATGGAAGCGCAAGTCGCGCAAGCCCGCGTCGAGATCGATCGGCTGGCGGTGCGGTCGCCAATTGCCGGTCGGGTGCTGAAGGTCGACGTGCGGCCGGGCGAGTACGTCGGCACGCCGCCGGGCAAGCCGCTGGTGGTGCTGGGCGACGTGTCGAAGCTGCACGTGCGGGTCGACATCGACGAGCAAGATCTGCCGCGACTCGAACCGGGGATGCCAGGCGAAGGCTTCGTCCGCGGCGACGCCGATCACCCGCTCAAGCTATCGTTCGTGAGGATCGAACCGTTTACCGAGCCGAAGCGTTCGCTGACGGGTTTCGGCAACGAGCGGATCGACACGCGGGTGCTGCAGGTGATTTACGCCGTCGAGTCGGCGCCGCGCGAGGTGTACGTGGGGCAGCAGATCGACGTGTTCTTGGATAAGTCGAAAGGTCGCGTCGAGACGGCGGCCGTGGGGCGATGA
- a CDS encoding fumarylacetoacetate hydrolase family protein, whose product MRLVTFESNGAPRAGGLRTGSTGVLEVVDLQAHEPSLPGSIKEILAAGPDVRPIVERAIAAEHCTPFDQVKLLAPILDPQKIICVGLNYADHAAETGAQAGDEPVIFCKFPTTLRGPEAEIELPPESNQVDYEAELVVVIGARAHRVSRADALSHVAGYCCGNDVSARDWQKGKPGKQWLLGKSFDSFAPLGPWIATSDEIADPGQLDITMRLNGELMQDSNTRQLIFPVDYLVSYLSHVCTLLPGDLIYTGTPSGVGFARDPQIFLQPGDVCEVSVTGLGTLRNKVRIETEYH is encoded by the coding sequence ATGCGGCTTGTAACGTTTGAATCAAATGGAGCGCCGCGGGCCGGCGGACTGCGCACCGGTTCCACCGGCGTCCTCGAGGTCGTCGACCTGCAAGCCCACGAGCCCTCGCTCCCCGGTTCGATCAAAGAGATCCTCGCCGCCGGCCCCGACGTGCGGCCGATCGTCGAACGGGCCATCGCCGCCGAGCATTGCACGCCGTTCGATCAGGTGAAGCTGCTCGCCCCGATCCTCGATCCGCAGAAGATCATTTGCGTCGGCCTCAACTATGCCGACCACGCCGCCGAAACCGGCGCGCAAGCCGGCGACGAACCGGTGATCTTCTGCAAGTTCCCGACGACGCTCCGCGGACCGGAAGCAGAGATCGAACTGCCGCCCGAATCGAACCAGGTCGACTACGAAGCGGAGCTGGTAGTCGTCATTGGGGCCCGCGCCCATCGCGTCAGCCGCGCCGACGCTCTATCCCACGTCGCCGGCTACTGCTGCGGCAACGACGTCTCAGCTCGCGACTGGCAAAAAGGAAAACCGGGCAAGCAGTGGCTCCTCGGCAAGTCGTTCGACTCGTTCGCGCCGCTCGGCCCCTGGATCGCCACGAGCGACGAGATCGCCGACCCGGGCCAACTCGACATCACGATGCGGCTCAACGGCGAGTTGATGCAAGACTCGAACACCCGGCAGCTGATCTTCCCGGTCGACTATCTGGTGAGCTACCTCTCGCACGTCTGCACGCTGCTGCCGGGCGACCTCATCTACACCGGCACGCCGTCTGGCGTCGGCTTCGCCCGCGACCCGCAAATCTTCCTGCAACCAGGCGACGTCTGCGAAGTCTCCGTCACCGGCCTCGGCACGCTGCGCAATAAGGTGCGCATCGAGACCGAGTACCACTAA
- a CDS encoding zinc-binding dehydrogenase, producing MSRAILFHGPQRPFELAAVEPPPLGPGELLVRILACTICRSDLHTHAGRRHGHTPAILGHEIVGRIEAFGPDAAPVDLAGTPASVGDRITWSIVVGCGACYFCERDLPQKCVELYKYGHEAVTEKRPLGGGLADHIILVRNTAWLRLPEKLPTPIAALANCAGATAASALRAAGPIAGQRVLVLGAGVLGAFACAMASAAGASYIAAVDPQAACRERAVAFGANATFDAARSDLVEALRAAAGGIGFDVVLELAGVTPSVATALAAVRTGGTAILVGSVAHCDSLPIDPEQIVRRMITLRGVHNYHPRDLQAAVAFLAGPAAAFPFASLLVADYNLSDADAAFEQAHAYPGARICVHCE from the coding sequence ATGAGCCGAGCCATCCTCTTCCACGGCCCGCAACGCCCCTTCGAACTCGCCGCCGTCGAACCGCCGCCGCTCGGCCCCGGCGAACTCCTCGTCCGCATCCTCGCCTGCACCATCTGCCGCAGCGATCTCCACACCCACGCCGGCCGCCGCCACGGCCATACTCCAGCGATCCTCGGTCATGAAATCGTCGGCCGCATCGAAGCCTTTGGCCCCGACGCCGCTCCCGTCGACCTCGCAGGAACGCCCGCTAGCGTCGGCGACCGCATCACCTGGTCGATCGTCGTCGGCTGCGGCGCGTGCTACTTTTGCGAGCGCGACCTGCCGCAGAAGTGCGTCGAACTCTACAAGTACGGCCACGAAGCGGTGACCGAAAAGCGGCCGCTTGGCGGCGGATTAGCGGACCACATCATCCTCGTTCGCAACACCGCGTGGCTGCGACTCCCAGAGAAGCTGCCGACGCCGATCGCGGCCCTCGCCAACTGCGCCGGGGCCACGGCCGCCTCGGCACTTCGCGCCGCCGGCCCAATCGCCGGCCAGCGTGTGCTGGTCCTCGGCGCCGGCGTGCTGGGGGCATTCGCCTGCGCGATGGCGAGCGCCGCGGGCGCCAGCTACATCGCCGCCGTCGACCCGCAAGCCGCTTGCCGCGAACGGGCCGTCGCGTTCGGCGCGAACGCGACGTTCGACGCCGCCCGCAGCGACCTGGTCGAGGCCCTCCGCGCCGCCGCGGGCGGCATCGGCTTCGACGTCGTGCTCGAACTCGCCGGCGTCACCCCCTCGGTCGCCACCGCTCTCGCCGCCGTCCGCACCGGCGGCACGGCGATCCTCGTCGGCTCGGTCGCTCATTGCGATTCGCTGCCGATCGATCCCGAGCAAATCGTCCGCCGGATGATCACGCTCCGCGGCGTCCACAACTACCACCCCCGCGATCTGCAAGCGGCGGTGGCCTTCCTCGCTGGCCCCGCCGCCGCGTTCCCCTTCGCCTCGCTGCTAGTCGCCGATTACAACCTCAGCGACGCCGACGCCGCGTTCGAGCAAGCCCACGCTTACCCCGGCGCCCGGATCTGCGTCCACTGCGAGTAG
- a CDS encoding diguanylate cyclase domain-containing protein translates to MPDTDHSSVDPNATNSPPADMRALSTRRRLETESRVAEISSLLSALEEATAETKPAPRSASNNNKKTPVPAAPAPSRPIDHHQNSLVQVRLGLASGLYAALQHKHPPTASHSLRVALGCSTWALYKRLDDETRDAIEAASLLHDVGKVSIPDGVLTKTTGLTPEEEAMLQTHWEAGVHILACCCSSQRVLDAVRYAGRRFDGLGGASPVGGDDLPLEARMIAIVDAFDQMTADPLRGELLSREAALHELFVGAGTQFDPILVNQFIELLSHDQELLTQQVAGRWLNELGKRQTELPWSQLPPTAAPAAAPAAVKDNRSLFEQQLIDSMHDGVIFVDEQRNIFLWSKGAERLTGVSSAAAQGRQFTPSLLDMCNTAGRRVRDDACPVARAIATHAQLRQRLEILGRQGEHVAIDLHAIPVVCRDGHLRGATVLLQDAQPEVSLEERCEALHAEVTKDPMTKVANRAEFDRMLALFIEAHEQAGLPCSLIMADIDHFKSINDTFGHQAGDEAIITVANVLTQACRSGDLVARYGGEEFAVLCADCTMADAAGRAENIRKRVAEASFTSLGTRKITSSFGVAQLQSGDTPETLLRRSDSALLMAKEQGRNQVVQLGSKKEQLQAPKKKWWDFGFFRSTPLIETKLTTEVPIDIAIEKLRGFVTDQQAKIISIRDNRVEIEISSDRVGQNRRKADRPSAYRLELEFSEERLEKTNSFGLAAGSYAQTVINVSIRPKKRRNRRRDDQMERARMALQSLKSYLMAKEVDADARPLPAGAR, encoded by the coding sequence ATGCCCGATACCGACCACTCCTCTGTCGATCCGAACGCGACGAACTCGCCGCCGGCGGACATGCGCGCCCTTTCGACGCGGCGGCGGCTGGAGACTGAGTCGCGGGTGGCGGAAATCAGCTCGCTGCTAAGCGCTCTCGAAGAAGCGACGGCGGAAACGAAGCCGGCGCCGCGCAGCGCCAGTAACAACAATAAGAAGACGCCGGTGCCAGCGGCGCCCGCGCCTTCGCGGCCGATTGATCATCACCAAAACTCGCTCGTGCAAGTGCGGCTGGGACTCGCCAGCGGCCTGTACGCGGCGCTGCAGCACAAGCACCCGCCGACGGCGTCGCACAGCTTGCGGGTCGCGCTCGGCTGCAGCACTTGGGCGCTCTACAAGCGGCTCGACGACGAGACCCGCGACGCGATCGAAGCGGCTTCGCTGTTGCACGACGTCGGCAAAGTCTCGATCCCCGACGGCGTGCTCACGAAGACGACGGGTCTTACTCCCGAAGAAGAGGCGATGCTGCAAACGCATTGGGAGGCGGGGGTGCATATCCTCGCTTGCTGTTGCAGTTCGCAGCGCGTGCTCGACGCGGTTCGCTACGCGGGCCGGCGGTTCGACGGGCTAGGCGGCGCCTCGCCGGTGGGCGGCGACGACTTGCCGCTCGAAGCGCGGATGATCGCCATCGTCGATGCGTTCGACCAGATGACGGCCGACCCGCTGCGCGGCGAACTGCTGTCGCGGGAAGCGGCCCTGCACGAATTGTTCGTGGGCGCTGGGACGCAGTTCGATCCGATTCTGGTCAACCAGTTCATCGAGCTGTTGTCGCACGATCAAGAGTTGCTGACGCAGCAAGTCGCTGGACGCTGGCTGAACGAGCTCGGCAAGCGGCAGACCGAATTGCCGTGGTCGCAACTGCCGCCGACGGCAGCCCCAGCGGCGGCTCCGGCAGCGGTGAAAGACAATCGCTCGCTGTTCGAGCAGCAGTTGATCGACTCGATGCACGACGGCGTGATTTTCGTCGACGAGCAGCGGAACATTTTCTTGTGGAGCAAGGGCGCCGAGCGGCTCACGGGCGTGAGCAGTGCGGCGGCGCAAGGTCGGCAGTTCACGCCGAGCTTGCTCGACATGTGCAACACGGCCGGCCGGCGGGTGCGCGACGATGCGTGCCCCGTGGCGCGAGCGATTGCAACGCATGCCCAATTGCGGCAACGGCTCGAAATTTTGGGCCGTCAAGGCGAGCATGTGGCGATCGACCTGCACGCGATTCCGGTCGTGTGCCGCGACGGACACCTGCGCGGGGCGACCGTGCTGCTGCAAGATGCGCAGCCGGAAGTTTCGCTGGAAGAGCGCTGCGAAGCGCTCCATGCGGAAGTCACCAAAGACCCGATGACCAAGGTCGCCAATCGCGCGGAATTCGACCGCATGCTGGCGTTGTTCATCGAAGCGCATGAACAGGCAGGCCTCCCCTGCAGCCTGATCATGGCCGACATCGATCATTTCAAGAGCATCAACGATACGTTCGGCCACCAAGCGGGCGACGAGGCGATTATCACGGTCGCCAACGTGCTGACGCAGGCGTGTCGGTCGGGCGACTTGGTCGCGCGGTACGGCGGCGAAGAGTTTGCCGTGCTGTGCGCCGACTGCACAATGGCCGACGCGGCGGGACGCGCCGAGAACATTCGCAAGCGAGTCGCGGAAGCGAGCTTCACCAGCCTCGGCACGCGGAAGATCACTTCCAGCTTCGGCGTCGCGCAGCTGCAGTCGGGCGACACGCCCGAGACGCTGCTGCGGCGTTCGGACTCCGCGCTGCTGATGGCGAAGGAACAGGGACGCAACCAAGTGGTCCAACTCGGCAGCAAAAAAGAACAACTTCAGGCGCCGAAAAAGAAGTGGTGGGACTTCGGGTTCTTCCGCTCGACGCCGCTCATTGAAACGAAGCTGACGACCGAAGTGCCAATCGACATTGCGATCGAGAAGCTGCGCGGCTTTGTCACCGATCAGCAAGCGAAGATTATTTCGATTCGCGATAACCGCGTGGAAATTGAAATCTCGAGCGACCGCGTCGGGCAGAATCGGCGGAAGGCCGATCGGCCTAGCGCGTATCGCCTGGAGCTGGAGTTCAGCGAAGAGCGGCTCGAGAAGACCAACAGCTTCGGCCTCGCAGCGGGGAGCTACGCTCAGACCGTGATCAACGTTTCGATTCGTCCGAAGAAGCGGCGGAACCGTCGCCGGGACGATCAGATGGAACGGGCGCGGATGGCGCTGCAAAGTTTGAAATCTTACTTGATGGCCAAGGAAGTCGACGCCGACGCGCGTCCGCTGCCGGCCGGGGCGCGCTAA
- a CDS encoding CerR family C-terminal domain-containing protein, which yields MPDDIKTKLIETAGASFAERGYDAVGIREICQNAGANVAAVNYHFGDKRGLYRACLEHAQTCRVEDLDDVSWPESYTATDKLRAFIRRMLEEKLNSQRPEWHQELMLRELSRPSESCREFVEAYIRPSAKTLGVIMAELFPGREWDQQTWMIGFSIVGQVLFYQLQQPVIRVLMGEEGFQSLNVDVLTGHITRFCLAALGYGEPLLADAPRGEQVN from the coding sequence GTGCCGGACGACATCAAAACCAAGCTGATCGAAACCGCCGGAGCCTCTTTCGCTGAAAGGGGTTACGACGCTGTCGGCATCCGCGAAATCTGCCAAAACGCGGGGGCCAACGTCGCGGCGGTCAACTATCACTTCGGCGACAAGCGGGGCCTCTACCGGGCCTGTTTGGAACACGCCCAGACGTGCCGCGTCGAGGATCTCGACGACGTGAGTTGGCCCGAATCTTACACGGCCACCGACAAACTGCGAGCGTTCATCCGCCGCATGCTCGAGGAAAAGCTGAACTCGCAGCGGCCGGAGTGGCATCAGGAGTTGATGCTGCGGGAACTATCGCGGCCGAGCGAATCGTGCCGCGAGTTTGTCGAAGCGTACATCCGGCCGTCCGCCAAGACGCTCGGCGTGATCATGGCGGAGTTGTTCCCTGGCCGCGAGTGGGATCAGCAGACTTGGATGATTGGGTTCAGCATTGTGGGGCAGGTGCTGTTCTACCAACTACAGCAGCCGGTAATTCGCGTCTTGATGGGCGAGGAAGGTTTTCAGTCGCTCAACGTCGACGTGCTGACCGGGCACATCACGCGGTTTTGTTTGGCGGCGCTGGGGTACGGAGAACCATTGCTGGCGGACGCCCCGCGCGGCGAGCAAGTCAACTGA
- a CDS encoding GGDEF domain-containing protein, whose amino-acid sequence MTLAQLFSDHNIYFDATALALVALLGYAFGRRTRQAQSTPTEVTLLIELARAQCVAKDLEHLAQRLRTETNGQLAAIAGFQGQVEAMQKGATAAEWRHLRLQADALMGPTMALASSLSVACDEIRDHQSRLMTFAEARVDRETGVLNRRALVEHLQARLSTPSEGKKKVSLVLCSIDVDPYAAVLDGDEQLISAARLIEQYARGNDLVARYGPQEFAVLLPRTTLEGGLIVGERILKVVDASLERRSWAGVVEAEIEESSEELLARADAALRAAARAEVSTLFLHDGSAARRHPFELPMHRPHVADAAPGDALPEGESLFDVAN is encoded by the coding sequence ATGACGCTCGCTCAACTCTTCTCCGACCACAACATCTACTTCGATGCGACGGCCCTCGCCCTGGTGGCGCTGTTGGGCTACGCGTTTGGTCGCCGCACGCGCCAGGCGCAGTCGACGCCGACCGAGGTGACGCTGCTCATCGAACTCGCCCGCGCGCAGTGCGTCGCCAAAGACCTCGAACACCTCGCGCAGCGTCTCCGCACCGAAACCAACGGCCAACTCGCCGCGATTGCGGGCTTCCAGGGCCAGGTCGAGGCGATGCAAAAGGGCGCCACCGCGGCAGAATGGCGGCACCTCCGCCTTCAAGCCGACGCACTCATGGGCCCCACGATGGCGCTCGCCAGTTCGCTGTCGGTCGCCTGCGATGAAATCCGCGATCACCAGAGCCGGCTGATGACGTTTGCCGAGGCCCGCGTCGATCGCGAAACGGGCGTCCTCAATCGCCGCGCCCTGGTCGAACACCTGCAAGCCCGCCTCTCGACGCCGAGCGAAGGCAAAAAGAAAGTCTCGCTCGTCCTCTGCAGCATCGACGTCGATCCTTACGCCGCCGTACTAGACGGCGACGAGCAGTTGATCAGCGCCGCCCGGCTCATCGAACAATACGCCCGCGGCAACGATCTCGTCGCCCGCTACGGGCCGCAAGAGTTCGCCGTGCTGCTCCCGCGGACGACGCTCGAAGGGGGCCTGATCGTCGGCGAGCGAATCCTCAAGGTGGTCGACGCCTCGCTCGAACGCCGCAGCTGGGCCGGCGTCGTCGAAGCCGAGATCGAAGAATCGTCCGAAGAGTTGCTCGCTCGCGCCGACGCCGCCCTCCGCGCGGCGGCTCGCGCCGAAGTGTCGACGCTCTTCCTGCACGACGGGTCCGCCGCGCGACGGCACCCGTTCGAGTTGCCGATGCATCGGCCGCACGTGGCCGACGCGGCTCCAGGCGACGCCCTTCCCGAAGGCGAGTCGCTGTTCGACGTCGCGAACTAG
- a CDS encoding DUF6793 family protein encodes MPLFEVETDSHIIITWASDSDEASAVVSNAYPHDTVLRLTKRPRDTWVISKSALGLSGKNDPCNTARDCLSKSGGDKVHAIRLYMHETGSDLEQSQKAIESNMVMGW; translated from the coding sequence ATGCCGCTATTCGAAGTCGAGACGGACAGCCACATCATCATCACCTGGGCGTCCGACAGCGACGAAGCGTCCGCCGTCGTTTCCAACGCTTACCCGCACGACACCGTCCTGCGGTTGACGAAGCGTCCCCGCGACACCTGGGTGATCTCCAAGAGCGCCTTGGGCCTCAGCGGCAAGAACGATCCCTGCAACACGGCCCGCGACTGCCTGTCGAAGTCGGGCGGCGACAAGGTCCACGCGATCCGCCTCTACATGCACGAGACTGGCTCCGACCTAGAGCAATCGCAGAAGGCGATCGAATCGAACATGGTGATGGGCTGGTAA
- a CDS encoding ABC transporter permease, translating to MNWVAWKMLTGDRAKYFGTVFGVAFGVLLISQQTSIFVGIIKRTASQVIDVREPDFWVMDPYTQNADDIKPLSESDLYRVRGVSGVEWAVPLYKGQTRARTDTGHFWQSILIGVDDQSLVGAPVKMLQGNLADLRRPDSVIIDDIGYGLLWPGEPKVLGREIEMNDRRAVVVGICDVSSPFFTFPVIFTRYSLAMNYVPPQRRQLSFVVGRVTPGADQAAVLDAIDEQTSLRALDNHDFLWMVVGYYLRNTGIPVNFGITIMLGFLVGAAIAGQTFYLFTLENLKQFGALKAMGLRNGRLIAMVLLQATIVGIIGYCLGIGMTAAFFEFTADLNPNLRGLYLLPEIALGTAAVVVLIVLLASVMSLRKVLVLEPAVVFRG from the coding sequence ATGAATTGGGTCGCGTGGAAAATGTTGACGGGAGATCGGGCCAAGTATTTTGGCACCGTCTTCGGCGTGGCGTTTGGCGTGTTGCTCATTTCGCAGCAGACGTCGATCTTCGTCGGCATCATTAAGCGGACGGCGAGCCAAGTGATCGACGTCCGCGAGCCCGACTTTTGGGTGATGGACCCGTACACGCAAAATGCCGACGACATCAAGCCGTTGTCGGAAAGCGATCTCTACCGCGTACGCGGCGTGTCGGGCGTCGAGTGGGCCGTGCCGCTGTACAAGGGACAGACGCGAGCGCGCACCGACACGGGGCACTTTTGGCAATCGATTCTCATTGGCGTCGATGATCAATCGCTGGTCGGCGCGCCGGTGAAGATGTTGCAAGGGAACCTTGCCGATTTGCGGCGGCCCGATTCGGTGATTATCGACGACATCGGCTACGGCTTACTTTGGCCGGGCGAGCCGAAGGTGCTGGGGCGCGAGATCGAGATGAACGATCGTCGCGCGGTCGTCGTCGGCATTTGCGACGTGTCGTCGCCGTTCTTCACGTTCCCGGTCATCTTCACGCGCTACTCGCTCGCGATGAACTATGTGCCGCCGCAGCGGCGGCAGCTTTCTTTCGTCGTCGGCCGCGTGACGCCGGGGGCGGATCAGGCGGCGGTGCTCGACGCGATCGACGAGCAAACCTCGCTGCGAGCGCTCGACAACCACGACTTCCTGTGGATGGTCGTCGGCTACTACCTGCGGAACACCGGCATTCCGGTGAACTTTGGGATCACGATCATGCTCGGGTTCCTCGTCGGCGCCGCGATCGCGGGGCAGACGTTTTACTTGTTCACGCTGGAGAACCTGAAGCAGTTCGGCGCGCTGAAAGCGATGGGGCTGCGCAACGGGCGGCTGATCGCGATGGTGCTGCTGCAGGCGACGATCGTTGGCATCATCGGCTACTGCCTCGGTATTGGGATGACGGCGGCGTTTTTCGAGTTCACGGCCGATTTGAATCCGAATTTGCGCGGGTTGTATTTGCTGCCGGAGATCGCGCTCGGCACGGCGGCGGTGGTGGTGCTGATCGTGTTGCTGGCGAGCGTGATGAGTTTGCGGAAGGTGTTGGTGTTGGAACCGGCGGTGGTGTTTAGAGGGTAA
- a CDS encoding ABC transporter ATP-binding protein, translating to MNSTLLESPMIAEAREVGVRCRGVVKEFGDGETRIRVLHEIDVDVLTSELTLLVGPSGCGKTTLISIIAGLLDPTEGEVELFGELQSALRGRRLVDFRAANVGFVFQQYNLLPALTAAENVSVPLLIQGWARAKALIRANEVLEQVGLSDKFHSRPSQLSGGQQQRVAIARALVHGPRLLVCDEPTAALDAHSGRTVMELLKQVAVEPGRSVIVVTHDSRVLEYGDRTIEMADGRVTSVS from the coding sequence ATGAACAGCACATTGCTCGAATCGCCGATGATTGCCGAAGCCCGCGAAGTGGGCGTGCGCTGCCGCGGCGTCGTAAAGGAGTTTGGCGACGGCGAGACGCGGATTCGCGTGCTGCATGAGATCGACGTCGACGTCCTCACGAGCGAGCTGACGCTGCTCGTCGGGCCGAGTGGTTGCGGCAAGACGACGCTCATTTCGATCATAGCCGGCTTGCTCGATCCGACCGAAGGGGAAGTCGAACTTTTTGGCGAGCTACAATCGGCTCTCCGGGGGCGGCGGCTCGTTGATTTTCGCGCGGCGAACGTCGGGTTCGTGTTCCAGCAGTACAACCTCCTCCCTGCCCTGACGGCGGCGGAAAACGTGTCGGTGCCGCTGCTGATTCAAGGTTGGGCTCGCGCGAAGGCGCTGATCCGTGCGAACGAAGTCCTGGAGCAAGTCGGACTAAGCGACAAATTCCATTCGCGGCCGTCGCAGCTTTCGGGCGGGCAGCAGCAGCGCGTGGCGATCGCGCGGGCGCTGGTGCATGGGCCGCGGCTATTGGTGTGCGACGAGCCGACGGCGGCGCTCGACGCCCACTCGGGGAGGACGGTGATGGAACTGCTCAAACAAGTGGCGGTCGAGCCGGGGCGGTCGGTGATCGTCGTGACGCACGACTCGCGCGTGCTGGAGTATGGCGATCGGACGATTGAAATGGCGGATGGTCGCGTGACGAGCGTGTCGTAG